The following proteins are encoded in a genomic region of Molothrus aeneus isolate 106 chromosome 14, BPBGC_Maene_1.0, whole genome shotgun sequence:
- the TRMT12 gene encoding tRNA wybutosine-synthesizing protein 2 homolog isoform X2 — translation MMEGTEVPTAVPTAVPALATEPRFAQRLRQCLEQERLLDGRYGLQRVPGGRVAVPVLPEKLSQLCLPAEVPCELLGIQDPVPSRAARRLSPAQRLREELRRLLGAGWSGELERDVPHAWQRHGDLVLLSEDSFRAEPWERLGSVLWETVAKALGARRVARRGRVMPDGMRSPRVTLLLGQHGYTFDVTKCMFSPGNITEKLRVASLPCSGEVLVDLYAGIGYFTLPFLVHARAAFVHACEWNSHAVEALHRSLVLNGVRDRCHIHSGDSRQLQLCDVADRVNLGLIPSSEEGWPVACRVLKKDTGGVLHIHHNVETRPVPATPQSAVLLAEQGSPEAASPGGEAQHPAQHGGEEPLGARLRPEWQSWAEGTATRIQGLLAELHGRPWRSSVLHIEPVKSYAPHVHHLVLDLECRPVLPV, via the exons ATGATGGAAGGCACGGAGGTCCCCACGGCTGTCCCCACGGCTGTCCCCGCGCTGGCCACAGAGCCGAGGTTCGCCCAGCGCctcag GCAGTGTCTGGAACAGGAGCGGCTCCTGGACGGGCGCTACGGGCTGCAGCGGGTGCCGGGGGGCCGCGTGGCCGTGCCGGTGCTGCCGGAGAAGctctcacagctctgcctgcccgcGGAGGTGCCGTGTGAGCTGCTCGGGATCCAG GaccctgtcccctccagggcCGCCCGCCGGCTCTCGCCGGCCCAGAGGCTGCGGGAGGAGCTGCGGCGGCTGCTGGGGGCCGGCTGGTCGGGAGAGCTGGAGCGGGACGTGCCGCACGCCTGGCAGAGGCACGGGgacctggtgctgctgagcgAGGACAGcttcagggctgagccctgggagaggctgg GCTCAGTGCTCTGGGAAACAGTCGCCAAGGCTTTGGGGGCCCGGCGGGTGGCCAGGCGAGGACGGGTGATGCCGGACGGGATGCGGAGCCCCAGGGTcaccctgctgctgggccagcacgG GTACACCTTTGACGTGACCAAGTGCATGTTCTCCCCGGGAAACATCACTGAGAAGCTGCGTGTGGCTTCACTGCCCTGCTCCGGGGAGGTCCTGGTGGATCTCTATGCAG GCATCGGCTATTTCACGCTGCCGTTCCTGGTGCACGCCAGAGCCGCCTTTGTCCATGCCTGTGAGTGGAACAGCCACGCCGTGGaggccctgcacaggagcctgGTGCTGAACGGGGTGCGGGATCGCTGCCACATCCACAGTGGGGACAGCCGGCAG ctgcagctgtgcgATGTGGCAGACAGGGTGAACCTGGGGCTGATCCCCAGCTCGGAGGAAGGCTGGCCAGTGGCCTGCCGCGTCCTGAAGAAGGACACGGGTGGGGTTCTCCACATCCACCACAACGTGGAGACTCGGCCCGTGCCAGCCACGCCACAGAGCGcggtgctgctggctgagcagggctctccggaggcagccagccctgggggagAGGCACAGCACCCGGCACAGCACGGTGGGGAGGAGCCTCTGGGGGCCAGGCTCAGGCccgagtggcagagctgggctgaaggCACGGCCACACgcatccaggggctgctggcgGAGCTGCACGGGCGGCCGTGGCGCAGCAGCGTCCTGCACATCGAGCCGGTGAAGTCCTACGCGCCACACGTGCATCACCTCGTGCTGGACCTCGAGTGCCGGCCTGTGCTGCCTGTTTAG
- the TRMT12 gene encoding tRNA wybutosine-synthesizing protein 2 homolog isoform X1, whose translation MMEGTEVPTAVPTAVPALATEPRFAQRLRQCLEQERLLDGRYGLQRVPGGRVAVPVLPEKLSQLCLPAEVPCELLGIQDPVPSRAARRLSPAQRLREELRRLLGAGWSGELERDVPHAWQRHGDLVLLSEDSFRAEPWERLGSVLWETVAKALGARRVARRGRVMPDGMRSPRVTLLLGQHGWVEHVDNGIRYTFDVTKCMFSPGNITEKLRVASLPCSGEVLVDLYAGIGYFTLPFLVHARAAFVHACEWNSHAVEALHRSLVLNGVRDRCHIHSGDSRQLQLCDVADRVNLGLIPSSEEGWPVACRVLKKDTGGVLHIHHNVETRPVPATPQSAVLLAEQGSPEAASPGGEAQHPAQHGGEEPLGARLRPEWQSWAEGTATRIQGLLAELHGRPWRSSVLHIEPVKSYAPHVHHLVLDLECRPVLPV comes from the exons ATGATGGAAGGCACGGAGGTCCCCACGGCTGTCCCCACGGCTGTCCCCGCGCTGGCCACAGAGCCGAGGTTCGCCCAGCGCctcag GCAGTGTCTGGAACAGGAGCGGCTCCTGGACGGGCGCTACGGGCTGCAGCGGGTGCCGGGGGGCCGCGTGGCCGTGCCGGTGCTGCCGGAGAAGctctcacagctctgcctgcccgcGGAGGTGCCGTGTGAGCTGCTCGGGATCCAG GaccctgtcccctccagggcCGCCCGCCGGCTCTCGCCGGCCCAGAGGCTGCGGGAGGAGCTGCGGCGGCTGCTGGGGGCCGGCTGGTCGGGAGAGCTGGAGCGGGACGTGCCGCACGCCTGGCAGAGGCACGGGgacctggtgctgctgagcgAGGACAGcttcagggctgagccctgggagaggctgg GCTCAGTGCTCTGGGAAACAGTCGCCAAGGCTTTGGGGGCCCGGCGGGTGGCCAGGCGAGGACGGGTGATGCCGGACGGGATGCGGAGCCCCAGGGTcaccctgctgctgggccagcacgGGTGGGTGGAGCACGTGGACAACGGCATCAg GTACACCTTTGACGTGACCAAGTGCATGTTCTCCCCGGGAAACATCACTGAGAAGCTGCGTGTGGCTTCACTGCCCTGCTCCGGGGAGGTCCTGGTGGATCTCTATGCAG GCATCGGCTATTTCACGCTGCCGTTCCTGGTGCACGCCAGAGCCGCCTTTGTCCATGCCTGTGAGTGGAACAGCCACGCCGTGGaggccctgcacaggagcctgGTGCTGAACGGGGTGCGGGATCGCTGCCACATCCACAGTGGGGACAGCCGGCAG ctgcagctgtgcgATGTGGCAGACAGGGTGAACCTGGGGCTGATCCCCAGCTCGGAGGAAGGCTGGCCAGTGGCCTGCCGCGTCCTGAAGAAGGACACGGGTGGGGTTCTCCACATCCACCACAACGTGGAGACTCGGCCCGTGCCAGCCACGCCACAGAGCGcggtgctgctggctgagcagggctctccggaggcagccagccctgggggagAGGCACAGCACCCGGCACAGCACGGTGGGGAGGAGCCTCTGGGGGCCAGGCTCAGGCccgagtggcagagctgggctgaaggCACGGCCACACgcatccaggggctgctggcgGAGCTGCACGGGCGGCCGTGGCGCAGCAGCGTCCTGCACATCGAGCCGGTGAAGTCCTACGCGCCACACGTGCATCACCTCGTGCTGGACCTCGAGTGCCGGCCTGTGCTGCCTGTTTAG